From the Halobacterium zhouii genome, the window TTGCCGAACGTCTCGACGTCCGGTTCGACCGCGTCGTAGAACTCGAGGGCCTGCCGGCCCTCCGTGACGAGCGAGAGCACGCCCGGCGCGGTGTTGTCGCCGGAGCCAGCAGCGAACGCGCTATCCCGCTCCCGCAGCAGCGTCGCGAGACGACCCGCCTTCTCGGGCGTATCGTAGACGTTCTCCAGATCAGAGTAGTGGAGGATGCGAACCGCCATATCTCCGAGGTGACGAGTCCGCCGCTGAATAGGGCTTCGATGGTGTGCTGGTTTGCCGGGAGCGGACACTGTTCGACAGCCGACAGTGTCGCGAAACTACACAGCCGGCAGTGTCGAGCTCGAACGAGCACATAGGTGGGATGGAACGGAGCGAGCACCCCGAGATTTCTGGGCCTCAGAGTCGGTGGTAGCAACTGGATTCCAGGAATCAACACCTAGACGGACAGGGCTAAATGCGACCACGGGGTACGGGAGTCCATGAAGACGGTGGCGACCGACGACGGGGAGTTGTACGTCGCCGAGGACGAGGGCGACCGGGGAGAGAAGGGGCCGTTCCTGGTCGTGTACCGGACGCCCGACCGAGAGCGCCGGTGGGGCTGGTTCTGCACGAACTGCGAGTCCGTGGACAACGCGATGGATTCGATGGGGCGCATCGAGTGCAACGTCTGCGGGAACTTCCGGAAGCCCGAGGAGTGGGATTCGGCCCACGAGTAACGGCGTCTCCGGGTAGCGCGCCAACCGACGCGGAGCTGGACGAACGTACAGAAATCCCGAACGGTGGGAAAGCTTATCACCCACCCCCGCGAACCCACGACTGTATGGGGACTGTTAGCACCCCTCCAGACGAGCAGGCACGGTCCATCTTCACCGACCTCGGGTACAGTCTCGCCGGCGACGGCGCCGAGTTCTCCGCGACGCGAGACTGGAAGGAGATTCGCGTCTCCGCGGTGACCGACGACGTAGAGACGACCGGTGGTAGCGACTACCGATGTTTCGTCACGTGGGCTACAGACGCCGACGAACTCGAGGCGCGGTTGCGTCGGCGCGACCCGACCTACGAGTGGGCCGTCATCGGGGTGCGAGAAGACGGAGACTACGAGGTGGCGCGCGCGCCACCGGTCGCCTGAAAGCGGCGTCGAGTGGCGACCCCTCGCTCCGCTTATCGCAGTGCTTCGCGGACTGCCACTAGTCCTGCGTCCGCGTCGACGTCCGTTCCATCCGAATCCCCGCCCAGCGCGTCGAACGCGTCCGCGAGCGCCGCGACGACGAGCGTGACGTTCCCCGGGCGGGCGCCGTGACCCATGCAGCCGACGCGGAAGACCTCGCCCGCGAGGTCGCCCAGGCCGGCAGCGATTTCGAGGTCGTACTGCTCGAGCACGTAGTCGATGACCGCTGCGTCGTCCACACCCGCCGGGACGTTCACGGCGTTCAGACTCGGCAGCCAGTGCTCGTCCGTCGGATTCACCCCGAGACCCATCGCCTCGACGCCCGCCTTCAGTGCGCCAGCCACTCGCTCGTGGCGCTCCCAGCGGGCCTCGATGCCTTCCTCCGCGACGAGACGCAACGCCTCACGGAGCGCGTACACGTTCGACACCGGCGCAGTGTGGTGGTACGCGCGCTCCTCGCCCCAGTACCCCTCCAGCAGCGAGAGGTCGAGATACCACGACCGGGTCGGCTCGTCCCGGTCGAGCACTCTCTCCATCGCGCGGTCGTTCAGCGTGAGCGGACTGGCGCCTGGCGGGCACGACAGGCACTTCTGCGGGCCGGCGTACGCCGCGTCGATGTTCCAGTCGTCCACTCGGAACTCCACGCCGCCGATGCTCGTCACCGCGTCCGCGATCACGAGCGCACCGTGGTCGTGGGCCGCCTCCGTGAGCGCAGGGACGTCGGGTTGCAGGACGCCAGTCGACGTCTCCGCGTGCACGAACCCGAACACGTCCGGTTCGTACGCCTCGCAGGCGTCCGCGACGTCCGCCGGGTCCAGTGGTTCCCCCCACGGCGCGCCGACGCGCACGACGTCGCCGCCCGCGCGCCGCGCCATCGACGCCATCCGGTCCCCGAAGTAGCCGTTCGTCGGCGCGAGGAACGTATCGCCGGGCGCCACGAGGTTCCCGATTGCGGCCTCCATCGCCGCCGACCCCGTTCCCGACACGGGAATTGTCCACTCGTTGTCCGTCTGGAACGCGTACCGCAGCAACTCCTGGGTCTCGTCCATTATCTCCACGAACGACGGGTCGAGGTGCCCCACCAGCGGCGTGCTCATCGCCTTTAGAACGCGCGGATGCACGGGACTCGGACCCGGCCCCATCAGCGTGCGCTGTGGCGGATTCAGTTCGCCCACGTCTGGCGCCCCGCCGCTCGCGTTCCGTTCGTCATCGTCGCCGTCCGGCGCGTCGGTCATAGAACAGTAGCCACCGGCAGCGCGCAAGAAGGTTCGGAATGCAGGCGAAATTGCGCCATCGCATCGGCCGGGGAACCACCAGCCATTACGTGCCAGAGCTTCGAAGAGCCGCCATGTTGACCGACCTGCTCGCTGTCACGTCGACCAAATCTCTGTCGCCGTTCGCGGTCACGCCGACCGAATTCCTGTCGTCGCTCGCGGCCATGCCGACCGAATCGCCGTCGTCGTTCGCGGACCTCGTGAACAGCACCATCGACGGGTTCGTCGGGAACGTCGCGGCCGCCCTCCCCGAGATACTCACCGGCCTCGTGTTTCTCGTGCTCGCCGCTATCGGCATCCGCATCGCAACCATCGTCGCGCGGGCGGTCCTGCGGCGCGTCTTCCGGAAGCAACCGATGTACGTCCAGCTCGGCGGCACACTCACGTCGGTCGTGCTCTGGTTCGGCACGCTCCTCGCGTTCCTCGCCGCCGTCGGCCTCCCCGACATCGCCGCCGCGCTCGGCACCGCGTCGGGGTTCCTCGCGCTCGGCGTCTCCTACGCGCTCTCCGGCATGCTCGCCGACGCCGTCGCCGGCCTCTACCTGCTCCGGGACCCCGACTTCAACCCCGGCGACACCGTCACCGCCGCCGACGTCACCGGCACCGTCACCGCCATCGAACTCCGGAAGACCCGCCTCGACGTCGAGGGCGACACGGTCGTTCGCGCGAACGCCGACATCGAGAAGAAGTGGACGAAGAAAGTGGAGTGAGTGGCTGGCGTGAACCGAGCCATTTCTGTGAATGCCCGAACAACCCAGACTCACGAAAGCTGCTCTGGTTCTCACCACCTCGCAAGCGATATTCTACCAGCAGTTGCCAGCGCAATCTCTGTATTCAGCCCTCCTGCGGAACTGAAACGGTCGAATCGGTACAAAGGTGTGCGTGTATACCCATCCCAGGGCCGGTTCGCGGGGGTAGGGACTGTTCGAGGTGGTCGCACGGGTGAACGGCCACGCTCGTTTTCCGACTCGGGTCCTTATCGCACGGGATGGCAGACGACAAACAGGGCCGAGACAAGCAAGCGGATGACGAAGAGCGACGCCAGCGAGAGCGGGAGCTAGAGGAGGCACGCAACCGCGCCGACGAAGCTGAACCAATTCGCGACGACCCTGGCGAGCAACTCGATGACCTTGATGAAGCGCTCGAGACCCACGATTATCCGACCACGACGGAAGAATTGATCGAGGACTACGGTGACTACGAGATCGAAACGCAGGGCGGGTCGACGTCCCTTGAGGAGGTGCTTGCCCCAACCGACAACCAGACGTTCGCCTCCGCCGATGACGCCCGAAGCCGGATACAGGGACTGATACATCGCTGATGAGCGCGCCCATTCACCCCCGTCTCGTTAGTTGAGTAACCCCCGTTCTGGTGCGCATCCCGCTGTGTCTAACGGCTGTTTCATCCCACGTTCTAGATAAAGAATCTGCATTACCCACTACTGTTACGCAACATCACAATCCTGACTGCCCCACCAGCGAACTTATCCGGACTCGGAGGGTACGCTCGCGCATGTTCGTGGGGCACGCGGCGTTCGCGTTCGGCGCTGTCGCTCTCCTCAGCAGCCGGTACGGAGCGACCCGTCAGCGCGCGGTCGCGCTCGGCGTGGTCGCCGCGCTGTTCGCCACGATTCCCGACGTGGACATGGCGTACGCGCTCGTCGCACTCGTCGGCGTCGACCCGACCCAGCCGATTGCGGCCGCCGAGTCCTTCTGGAGCGCCTCCACCCAGGTCCACCGCGCGGTCACGCACTCGCTCGTCGTCGCCGTCCCGAGTGCTGCCGCGTTCGCGCTCACACCGACGCATCGACGCGTCGCTGCGGGCGTGCTGGTCGCGCTGGTCGCGCTCGCGGGCGTCGTGACGGGGCCGCTCGCCGCCGCGGTGATGGCGCTGTTCGCCGTCGCCGGGTGGCTCGTCGCCACCGCGAGCCACCGCGTCGGCGTGCACGGACGAAGCCTGTTCGTCGTCGCGCTCGCCGGCCTCGCCTCCCACCCGTTCGGCGACCTGCTCACCGGCCACCCGCCACAGTTCCTCTACCCGCTCGACGCCGCCGTGTTCGGCAGCCGCGTCACGCTCGCCGCTGACCCGACGCTCCACTTGCTCGGCGCGTTCGCCGTCGAACTCGCCGCCGTCTGGATTGGCGTGCTCGCGCTCGTCCACCTCTCGGAACTCGACCTCAGGGAACACGTGAACGCTCGCGCCGCTGCCGGCGCGGCGTACGCGCTGGCCGCGCTCGTCATCCCGCCGCCGACGCTCGCGGGCTCCTACCAGTTCGTGTTCAGCGTGCTCGCCGTCAGCGTGGTCGGCGTCGTCCCCCTCGAGAACCACCGGACGGTGTCCACACCACACCCGTGGACGGCGCTACTCACAGGACTCGCGGCGGTGACACTCGGCGGCGTGGCGTACGCGACGGTGTACCTCGGCGGACTCGCGTAACGGTCTCCGCTGCGCCCCGGTTTACTCCGGTAGGTTCCGCTCGGCGACGTTCAGGTCGCCGTCCACGACGAGTTCGAGGGTGTCGCCGTCTCGCGTGAGTTCCAGCGCGACCTCCCAGGGGTCCGTCGAGCGAACTGTCGTGTAGCGGTCGGTCATCGCGAACTCGAGTTCCCAGACCGGTGTGCTGGTGACGTCCAGCCCGCGCTCGCGGAAGAAGGAGACGACGTCCGGGTCGTAGAGGAGCGCGAGGCCGAGGGTGACGTGTGGCTGTGCGCCGCAGTGGTCACAGGGCCGGTGGACGAACACGTCGAGTTCAGCCGACCCGGCCATCGGCGCGTCCGCCGCCGGAATCAGTTGCGTGTCCAGGGGGTGGGCACAGATAGTGCAGACGCCGCGACCGTACGCGAGCAGGTCCCGGCGGTTGAACTGGTCGACGCGAGCAAGCAGTTCCGCGTCGTCGTCCGTGTCGACGGCGCTCGGCGGCATCAGCATCCGAATGTAGGCGTGCCCGCAGTCCGGGCATTGGACCATGAACTGGGCGTCCTCGTAGGCCGCCTCGACCGCCGACCCGCAGAAGTAACAGTCCACGCCCACCTCGAACGGGTCGAGGAGTTCCCGTTGCGTGAACGTCCCCGCGACGATGGTGCGGTAGAGCCGCATTCCGACCCGGTGTAGGCGGTAGCCGTCATCGACGTGTTCGACGAACGAGCCGACGAGTTGTTGGAGGTGGTAGTTGAACTGACTGCTCCGAACGTCCCCGCCCACGCGCTTTCGAAGCTCCGAGAAGGAGAGCGTCGCACGGGCTACGTCCCGGCCGCCCGCCTCGCCAAGTGCGTGGACGATCGCTGCTCGCGTCTCGTTGCCGACGAGCGCGAACACCTCGTCCGCGTCGAACCCGGTCAGCGTCTCTGGCTCGCTCTCGCCGTTCTCGCCCATCTCGTCGGTCGGTTCGTCGGACAGCCGGTAATCGCTTGCGGTGCTCGCGGAGGACAGCAGGCGTTCCTCTACAGTTGGGCGGAGGGAGCGCTTTTGTGGCGCCGAGTCCTCGTCCGAGACGACACGATGAACGGAGACCCACGTGACCGCGAGGTATCCGACGCGAGCGCGCGCGCCGCCACGACGTCGCTCGACGCCGTCGACGGCCGGACGTACGGCGGGGACGGCTTCCGGTTCGAGTACCGACCGGGGACCATCCGGTGCGGGCGGAACTGCGTCGACGCGCTCGCCGAGGAACTCCGGAACGTCGGCGGAACCCGGGCGCTCGTCGTCACCGGGCGGACCGTCGGGCAGACGGCCGCGGTGATGGACCCCGTTCGCGAGGGCCTCGAGGACGCGTTCGAGGGCACGTTCGCCGAAACAACGCCGGACAAACGACTCGGCACCGCGCACGCCGCCGCGGAGGCGTTCGCCGAGCACGACGCGGACGCGTTCGTCGCCGTTGGCGGCGGGAGCAGTCTCGACGTGGTGACAGTCGCTCGCGCGCTCGTGGCCAGCGGCCAGTCCCACGAGGCCGCCGCCGCGGACCTCGCTGACACCGGAACGATTCCGGTTCCGGACGGCGATCTGCCGTCCGCAGTGGCCGTGCCGACGACGCTCGCGGGCGC encodes:
- a CDS encoding DUF5816 domain-containing protein produces the protein MKTVATDDGELYVAEDEGDRGEKGPFLVVYRTPDRERRWGWFCTNCESVDNAMDSMGRIECNVCGNFRKPEEWDSAHE
- a CDS encoding DUF7116 family protein, whose product is MGTVSTPPDEQARSIFTDLGYSLAGDGAEFSATRDWKEIRVSAVTDDVETTGGSDYRCFVTWATDADELEARLRRRDPTYEWAVIGVREDGDYEVARAPPVA
- a CDS encoding pyridoxal-phosphate-dependent aminotransferase family protein; this encodes MTDAPDGDDDERNASGGAPDVGELNPPQRTLMGPGPSPVHPRVLKAMSTPLVGHLDPSFVEIMDETQELLRYAFQTDNEWTIPVSGTGSAAMEAAIGNLVAPGDTFLAPTNGYFGDRMASMARRAGGDVVRVGAPWGEPLDPADVADACEAYEPDVFGFVHAETSTGVLQPDVPALTEAAHDHGALVIADAVTSIGGVEFRVDDWNIDAAYAGPQKCLSCPPGASPLTLNDRAMERVLDRDEPTRSWYLDLSLLEGYWGEERAYHHTAPVSNVYALREALRLVAEEGIEARWERHERVAGALKAGVEAMGLGVNPTDEHWLPSLNAVNVPAGVDDAAVIDYVLEQYDLEIAAGLGDLAGEVFRVGCMGHGARPGNVTLVVAALADAFDALGGDSDGTDVDADAGLVAVREALR
- a CDS encoding mechanosensitive ion channel domain-containing protein, with the protein product MPTESPSSFADLVNSTIDGFVGNVAAALPEILTGLVFLVLAAIGIRIATIVARAVLRRVFRKQPMYVQLGGTLTSVVLWFGTLLAFLAAVGLPDIAAALGTASGFLALGVSYALSGMLADAVAGLYLLRDPDFNPGDTVTAADVTGTVTAIELRKTRLDVEGDTVVRANADIEKKWTKKVE
- a CDS encoding DUF5789 family protein gives rise to the protein MADDKQGRDKQADDEERRQRERELEEARNRADEAEPIRDDPGEQLDDLDEALETHDYPTTTEELIEDYGDYEIETQGGSTSLEEVLAPTDNQTFASADDARSRIQGLIHR
- a CDS encoding metal-dependent hydrolase, producing the protein MFVGHAAFAFGAVALLSSRYGATRQRAVALGVVAALFATIPDVDMAYALVALVGVDPTQPIAAAESFWSASTQVHRAVTHSLVVAVPSAAAFALTPTHRRVAAGVLVALVALAGVVTGPLAAAVMALFAVAGWLVATASHRVGVHGRSLFVVALAGLASHPFGDLLTGHPPQFLYPLDAAVFGSRVTLAADPTLHLLGAFAVELAAVWIGVLALVHLSELDLREHVNARAAAGAAYALAALVIPPPTLAGSYQFVFSVLAVSVVGVVPLENHRTVSTPHPWTALLTGLAAVTLGGVAYATVYLGGLA
- a CDS encoding winged helix-turn-helix domain-containing protein gives rise to the protein MGENGESEPETLTGFDADEVFALVGNETRAAIVHALGEAGGRDVARATLSFSELRKRVGGDVRSSQFNYHLQQLVGSFVEHVDDGYRLHRVGMRLYRTIVAGTFTQRELLDPFEVGVDCYFCGSAVEAAYEDAQFMVQCPDCGHAYIRMLMPPSAVDTDDDAELLARVDQFNRRDLLAYGRGVCTICAHPLDTQLIPAADAPMAGSAELDVFVHRPCDHCGAQPHVTLGLALLYDPDVVSFFRERGLDVTSTPVWELEFAMTDRYTTVRSTDPWEVALELTRDGDTLELVVDGDLNVAERNLPE